A genomic window from Microbacterium sp. ET2 includes:
- the rpoC gene encoding DNA-directed RNA polymerase subunit beta': MLDATTFDELRIGLATADDIRRWSFGEVKKPETINYRTLKPEKDGLFGEQIFGPSRDWECACGKYKRVRFKGIVCERCGVEVTKSSVRRERMGHIELAAPVTHIWYFKGVPSRLGYLLDMAPKDLEKVIYFAAYMVISVDEEARHRDLATQENNIRLEIKTLGDRRDAKIAARLSKLEEELAALEAEGAKADQKKKVKDAAEKDMAQARKQADDAIAKLERVWEDFRTLEVGSLKGEDEIFQELQDRFGQYFEAHMGAESIKRRLEAFDLAAEAESLHLQIAEGKGQRKIRAIKRLKVVNSFLQTGMSPASMVLDVVPVIPPELRPMVQLDGGRFATSDLNDLYRRVINRNNRLRRLIDLGAPEIIVNNEKRMLQEAVDALFDNGRRGRPVTGTGNRALKSLSDMLKGKQGRFRQNLLGKRVDYSGRSVIVVGPQLKLHQCGLPKQMALELFKPFVIKRLIDLGHSQNIKAAKRAVERTRPEVWDVLEEIIRERPVLLNRAPTLHRLGIQAFEPQLVEGKAIQLHPLVCAAFNADFDGDQMAVHLPLSVEAQAEARILMLASNNILKPSDGRPVTLPSQDMIIGLHHLTTVKEGAAGEGRVFGSVSEAILAKDEGTIDLQAKVRIRVPGLAFLEGEAPEGYERHGLVDTSLGQAIFNDALPKGYPFVREQADKGKLSQIVNKLAEEYPKVEVAATLDRIKDAGFYWATRSGVTVALSDILTPPNKAEIVGRYEKQAAKVQSQFEKGLTTDAERRQELIKIWTEATDEVQKAMRDNFPDDNTINRMVSSGARGNWLQIRNIAGMRGLVNNPKGEIIPRPIISSYREGLSVAEYFIATHGARKGLADTALRTADSGYLTRRLVDVSQDVIIREEDCGTSKGLELPIAAPGFDGTLVKDANVENSVFARTLAADVVSASGEVLAAAGSDVGDVVINALVEAGVETIKVRSVLTCDSAVGVCARCYGRSLATGKIVDIGEAVGIIAAQSIGEPGTQLTMRTFHTGGSASADDITQGLPRVQELFEARTPKGASPIAEADGRITIEETDKSKKIILTPDSGDEPVVYPVLKRATLLVEDGQHVTVGQPLQVGTLDPKEVMRVMGAREVQKYLVNGVQGVYRSQGVPIHDKHIEVIVRQMLRKVTVVDHGDTTLLPGELVDLKRYQGINREAVGSGKRPASGRPELMGITKASLATESWLSAASFQETTRVLTQAAMEGKSDPLVGLKENVIIGKLIPAGTGLAKYRNVVVEATEEAKSERYPNRIFASDGAYSDADLSYVDFDSFSTDDFGTYN; encoded by the coding sequence GTGCTCGACGCAACAACGTTTGACGAGCTTCGCATCGGCCTTGCCACGGCCGACGACATCCGCCGCTGGTCGTTCGGCGAGGTCAAGAAGCCCGAGACCATCAACTACCGCACGCTCAAGCCCGAGAAGGACGGCCTGTTCGGAGAGCAGATCTTCGGGCCCAGCCGCGACTGGGAGTGCGCCTGCGGCAAGTACAAGCGCGTCCGCTTCAAGGGCATCGTCTGCGAGCGCTGCGGCGTGGAGGTCACCAAGTCCTCCGTCCGCCGCGAGCGGATGGGTCACATCGAGCTGGCCGCCCCGGTCACCCACATCTGGTACTTCAAGGGCGTGCCCTCGCGCCTCGGGTACCTGCTCGACATGGCGCCGAAGGACCTCGAGAAGGTCATCTACTTCGCCGCCTACATGGTGATCTCCGTCGACGAGGAGGCGCGTCACCGCGACCTCGCCACGCAGGAGAACAACATCCGCCTGGAGATCAAGACGCTCGGCGACCGCCGTGACGCCAAGATCGCCGCGCGCCTGTCCAAGCTGGAAGAGGAGCTCGCCGCCCTGGAGGCGGAGGGCGCCAAGGCCGACCAGAAGAAGAAGGTCAAGGACGCCGCCGAGAAGGACATGGCGCAGGCCCGCAAGCAGGCCGACGACGCCATCGCCAAGCTCGAGCGCGTGTGGGAGGACTTCCGCACCCTCGAGGTCGGCTCGCTCAAGGGCGAGGACGAGATCTTCCAGGAGCTGCAGGACCGCTTCGGTCAGTACTTCGAGGCCCACATGGGCGCCGAGTCAATCAAGCGCCGCCTGGAGGCGTTCGACCTGGCCGCCGAGGCGGAGAGCCTGCACCTGCAGATCGCCGAGGGCAAGGGCCAGCGCAAGATCCGTGCGATCAAGCGCCTGAAGGTCGTCAACTCGTTCCTCCAGACCGGCATGAGCCCGGCCTCGATGGTGCTCGATGTCGTCCCGGTCATCCCACCGGAGCTGCGCCCGATGGTGCAGCTGGACGGTGGCCGCTTCGCGACATCCGATCTGAACGACCTGTACCGTCGCGTGATCAACCGCAACAACCGTCTTCGTCGCCTGATCGACCTCGGCGCTCCCGAGATCATCGTCAACAACGAGAAGCGGATGCTGCAGGAGGCCGTCGACGCGCTGTTCGACAACGGCCGTCGCGGTCGCCCCGTCACGGGTACCGGCAACCGGGCCCTGAAGTCCCTGAGCGACATGCTCAAGGGCAAGCAGGGTCGGTTCCGCCAGAACCTGCTCGGAAAGCGCGTGGACTACTCGGGCCGTTCGGTCATCGTCGTGGGTCCGCAGCTGAAGCTGCACCAGTGCGGCCTCCCCAAGCAGATGGCGCTCGAGCTGTTCAAGCCGTTCGTCATCAAGCGCCTGATCGACCTCGGTCACTCGCAGAACATCAAGGCCGCCAAGCGGGCCGTCGAGCGCACGCGTCCCGAGGTGTGGGATGTGCTCGAGGAGATCATCCGCGAGCGTCCGGTCCTGCTGAACCGCGCGCCCACCCTGCACCGTCTGGGCATCCAGGCGTTCGAGCCTCAGCTCGTCGAGGGCAAGGCCATCCAGCTCCACCCGCTCGTATGTGCGGCGTTCAACGCCGACTTCGACGGTGACCAGATGGCCGTGCACCTGCCGCTGTCGGTCGAGGCCCAGGCCGAGGCCCGCATCCTCATGCTCGCGTCGAACAACATCCTGAAGCCGTCGGACGGCCGTCCGGTGACCCTGCCCTCGCAGGACATGATCATCGGCCTGCACCACCTCACCACGGTGAAGGAGGGCGCCGCGGGCGAGGGTCGCGTATTCGGCTCGGTCTCCGAGGCGATCCTGGCCAAGGACGAGGGCACCATCGACCTGCAGGCGAAGGTCCGCATCCGCGTCCCCGGACTCGCGTTCCTCGAGGGCGAAGCCCCCGAGGGCTACGAGCGCCACGGCCTCGTCGACACCTCGCTCGGCCAGGCGATCTTCAACGACGCGCTGCCCAAGGGCTACCCGTTCGTGCGCGAGCAGGCTGACAAGGGCAAGCTCTCGCAGATCGTCAACAAGCTCGCCGAGGAATACCCCAAGGTGGAGGTCGCCGCGACGCTCGACCGCATCAAGGACGCCGGCTTCTACTGGGCCACGCGTTCGGGTGTGACGGTCGCGCTCAGCGACATCCTCACCCCGCCGAACAAGGCGGAGATCGTGGGTCGCTACGAGAAGCAGGCCGCGAAGGTCCAGTCGCAGTTCGAGAAGGGTCTGACCACCGACGCCGAGCGTCGTCAGGAGCTCATCAAGATCTGGACCGAGGCGACCGACGAGGTCCAGAAGGCGATGCGCGACAACTTCCCCGACGACAACACCATCAACCGGATGGTCTCGTCGGGCGCGCGTGGTAACTGGCTGCAGATCCGGAACATCGCCGGTATGCGAGGCCTGGTGAACAACCCCAAGGGTGAGATCATCCCGCGTCCGATCATCTCCTCGTACCGCGAGGGTCTGTCGGTGGCGGAGTACTTCATCGCCACGCACGGTGCCCGCAAGGGTCTGGCCGACACCGCCCTGCGTACCGCCGACTCCGGGTACCTCACCCGGCGCCTCGTGGACGTCTCGCAGGACGTCATCATCCGCGAGGAGGACTGCGGCACGTCAAAGGGTCTCGAGCTGCCGATCGCCGCTCCCGGCTTCGACGGCACCCTGGTCAAGGACGCCAACGTCGAGAACTCCGTGTTCGCACGGACGCTCGCGGCGGACGTCGTCAGCGCGTCCGGCGAGGTTCTCGCCGCGGCGGGCTCCGACGTCGGCGATGTGGTCATCAACGCGCTGGTCGAGGCGGGTGTCGAGACCATCAAGGTGCGCTCGGTGCTCACCTGCGACTCCGCCGTCGGTGTCTGCGCCCGCTGCTACGGCCGCTCGCTCGCGACCGGCAAGATCGTCGACATCGGCGAGGCCGTGGGCATCATCGCGGCCCAGTCGATCGGTGAGCCCGGTACCCAGCTGACGATGCGTACCTTCCACACCGGTGGTTCGGCGTCGGCGGATGACATCACGCAGGGTCTTCCCCGCGTGCAGGAGCTCTTCGAGGCCCGTACCCCCAAGGGTGCGTCCCCGATCGCGGAGGCCGATGGCCGCATCACGATCGAGGAGACCGACAAGAGCAAGAAGATCATCCTCACGCCCGACTCCGGCGACGAGCCGGTCGTCTACCCGGTGCTCAAGCGCGCGACGCTGCTGGTCGAGGACGGCCAGCACGTCACCGTCGGTCAGCCCCTGCAGGTCGGCACGCTCGACCCCAAGGAGGTCATGCGTGTCATGGGTGCCCGCGAGGTGCAGAAGTACCTGGTGAACGGCGTCCAGGGCGTGTACCGCTCGCAGGGTGTGCCGATCCACGACAAGCACATCGAGGTCATCGTGCGTCAGATGCTGCGGAAGGTCACCGTGGTCGACCACGGCGACACGACGCTGCTCCCCGGCGAGCTGGTCGACCTCAAGCGCTACCAGGGCATCAACCGCGAAGCGGTCGGCTCGGGCAAGCGTCCGGCGTCGGGTCGTCCCGAGCTCATGGGTATCACCAAGGCGTCGCTCGCGACCGAGTCGTGGCTGTCGGCTGCGTCGTTCCAGGAGACCACGCGTGTTCTCACGCAGGCCGCCATGGAGGGCAAGAGCGACCCGCTGGTGGGCCTGAAGGAGAACGTCATCATCGGAAAGCTCATCCCCGCCGGCACCGGCCTTGCGAAGTACCGCAACGTCGTGGTCGAGGCGACGGAGGAGGCCAAGAGCGAGCGGTACCCCAACCGCATCTTCGCCTCGGACGGCGCCTACAGCGACGCCGACCTGAGCTACGTCGACTTCGACAGCTTCTCCACGGACGACTTCGGCACCTATAACTGA
- a CDS encoding ABC transporter: MSDSKSSYGDPVEEPRPADDDVVTRANEGLADAEAAREAAAREDAARAADPAGPADPDHRADGSPHHDSAAHTDAGDDRTGAPTPAADDRAYAPPSEPATVRWDAPADRDASDYRDDAERDRFAAYEASAGSSADSPSDRSVAPAAAAGAATGAAAASSRPQVTASEPAPDRGYDAPTVVSAPLPPQQTAAPQPIFVQAPEAPRPRGNRAAAGAIGLLAALLFGLLYLAAWLGLGALAGEVGVDDLASTTLAALASWSLWIPVLVFFIAFWLLGAIINRGRWGSWVIFGLLVGFAAWAGHILGQLFQAPFWTLTAREGAEITAEQVLAPLAIVAFILGRELTIWFGAWVAARGRRVTELNDEAQREYERTLEAGPQLVRQ, translated from the coding sequence ATGAGTGATTCGAAGTCGTCGTACGGCGACCCCGTCGAGGAGCCCCGTCCGGCGGACGATGACGTCGTCACGCGCGCGAACGAGGGTCTCGCCGACGCCGAAGCCGCCCGCGAGGCCGCCGCGCGCGAAGACGCCGCCCGTGCGGCCGACCCGGCCGGCCCGGCCGACCCCGACCACCGCGCGGACGGTTCGCCGCATCACGACTCCGCCGCGCACACCGATGCCGGCGACGACCGCACCGGCGCGCCGACGCCCGCCGCGGATGATCGGGCCTACGCCCCGCCGAGCGAGCCCGCCACCGTTCGCTGGGACGCCCCCGCCGACCGCGACGCCTCCGATTACCGTGACGATGCCGAGCGCGACCGCTTCGCGGCGTACGAGGCCTCGGCCGGCAGCTCGGCGGACAGCCCGTCCGACCGCTCCGTCGCACCGGCCGCCGCCGCAGGCGCCGCAACCGGCGCCGCCGCAGCATCCTCTCGCCCGCAGGTGACCGCGAGCGAACCCGCCCCAGACCGCGGATATGACGCCCCCACCGTCGTCTCCGCCCCCCTCCCGCCGCAGCAGACCGCGGCGCCGCAGCCGATCTTCGTGCAGGCGCCCGAGGCGCCCCGGCCCCGCGGCAACCGCGCCGCCGCCGGAGCCATCGGCCTCCTGGCCGCCCTGCTGTTCGGGCTGCTCTACCTCGCCGCCTGGCTGGGCCTCGGCGCCCTCGCGGGCGAGGTCGGGGTCGACGACCTCGCTTCGACGACCCTGGCGGCGCTCGCCAGCTGGTCGCTGTGGATCCCCGTTCTCGTCTTCTTCATCGCGTTCTGGCTCCTCGGCGCGATCATCAACCGCGGCCGCTGGGGTTCGTGGGTGATCTTCGGCCTCCTGGTGGGCTTCGCCGCGTGGGCGGGCCACATCCTGGGCCAGCTCTTCCAGGCGCCGTTCTGGACGCTCACCGCCCGCGAGGGCGCGGAGATCACGGCCGAGCAGGTGCTCGCACCCCTGGCGATCGTGGCGTTCATCCTCGGCCGCGAGCTCACGATCTGGTTCGGCGCGTGGGTGGCTGCGCGCGGGCGGCGGGTCACCGAGCTGAACGACGAGGCGCAGCGCGAGTACGAGCGCACCCTCGAGGCGGGGCCTCAGCTCGTCCGGCAGTGA
- a CDS encoding spermidine/putrescine ABC transporter substrate-binding protein, with protein sequence MERSLETQVSQAVDAWLRWLPRWEPATHRGRVAPCRRCFGSPVLSAAGLGADVPHGVQHGLSTRIKTIVDHAVAEYTAVNLPMLQAELDQQAARNRARSYRPAEGLEPEFEGLPLDPEPTPGAPFLFTLSGLAAQADSDVPELPPLTEEAKAALRQEVGLADDYANMVGREVCTILLHHRLRIQAGIAEYVEPQIEAMLDELTRSLDAPFDPNDPHPLP encoded by the coding sequence GTGGAGCGGTCGCTCGAGACCCAGGTCAGCCAGGCGGTGGACGCCTGGCTGCGCTGGTTGCCGCGCTGGGAGCCGGCGACCCATCGGGGACGCGTGGCACCGTGCCGACGCTGCTTCGGCTCTCCCGTCCTGTCTGCGGCGGGTCTCGGCGCCGACGTCCCCCACGGGGTGCAGCACGGCCTGTCGACCCGCATCAAGACGATCGTCGACCACGCCGTCGCCGAGTACACCGCAGTGAACCTCCCCATGCTGCAGGCCGAGCTCGACCAGCAGGCCGCCCGCAACCGCGCGCGCAGCTACCGGCCCGCAGAGGGACTCGAGCCCGAGTTCGAAGGGCTGCCGCTGGATCCGGAGCCGACGCCCGGTGCGCCGTTCCTGTTCACCCTGTCGGGGCTCGCCGCGCAGGCCGACTCCGATGTGCCCGAGCTTCCCCCGCTCACCGAGGAGGCCAAGGCGGCGCTCCGCCAGGAGGTGGGGCTCGCCGACGACTACGCGAACATGGTGGGGCGCGAGGTGTGCACCATCCTGCTGCACCATCGCCTGCGCATCCAGGCCGGGATCGCCGAGTACGTCGAGCCTCAGATCGAGGCCATGCTCGACGAACTCACCCGATCGCTCGATGCCCCGTTCGATCCCAACGATCCGCATCCGCTGCCCTGA